GctgcggcccccccccccccattccgtGAACACAGGGAGAGGGTTTCACTTGGCAGCTGGATGCAGCAGCCATGGTGGGTATGGAGGGCAGCCAGGAGGAAGCTGGGCAGAGCCAGGGAGTACATGAGGGCTGTCTGTGGGAAACCAGAACTTAGGTAGTACAGTGATTCAAGGAGGCCACACCTGGAGGAGTTGATGGAGCCTATcttaatacattttcatttttcaattgcagttgatgtacaatattatagtagtttcagatgtacaatctAGTGGATAAACATTTATGTGGTATGCGATATGATTACCTGTTAAGTCTAGTACATCTGACACCATACCTAGTTAATACAATgtaattgactatattctctgtgctgtGTACTTTATAAGGCCCCTGACTATTCTGTAACCATCaatttagtacttttttttttttcatttttctgaagctggaaacagggagagacagtcagacagactcccgcatgcgctcaaccgggatccacccggcacgcccaccaggggcggtgctctgccccccagggggcgatgctctgcccatcctgggcgtcgccatattgcgaccagagccactccagcgcctgaggcagaggccacagagccatggccagcgccccgggccatctctgctccaatggagccttggctgcgggaggggaagagagagacagagaggaaagcgcggcggaggggtggagaagcaaatgggcgcttctcctgtgtgccctggtcgggaatcgaacccgggtcctccgcacgctaggctgacgctctaccgctgagccaaccggccagggccaatttagtacttcttaatctcttcacctttcccCCCTGACGGCCTCCCAACCCACCTCCTGTCTGGCAATTGTCAAAATGTTGGTGAAGCCTATCTTTTGGCCAGACACAGgcccttgtttttttatttgtttggaatAGCTCTGAAACTTTATAGATACAATATCTACTGCAACACAACAGATTATGCTAACGTGTAGTCGTGACTTGACTAACAGCAAATGTTTACTATTAATTTTGCAATCTCAAACCTGCCTGCGCAGCCCTTCACTATCTACCTCATTCATTTCTCCGTGCAAATTGGCCCTGGTCTGGCCTGTCACGTGCCAGGCATTGGTTTCCGTGTGGTGACATGCCACCATCCTTCTTTGCTGTCCAGCACGTGATCTCCCAGCTAGGGTGGGACAGGACTGACTGATCTGCCTCCTCAGAGGGGTGGGGTCAAGAGGCCAAGAGGAGGGCAGCTCTGTGTTGGGTGACACCAGAAccttgtatgtatatatgtatgtaatctttcttttttcccttgtatttattttctgcctttctaggttttgcttgtttttttcagTACTCGCTCGTCTGTGTAAAACTAAAGTGGCAAGTTAAAAGTGCTTTTCCCTTGCCTATGTTGTCACTGCTAGGGGCATGGGCTGAGCGGGGCCAGCTGTGGAGGTGGGTGAGACCCACCTGGGCTGGGGTACTGACCAGGGCAGAGGGCCCAGCTCAGGGCTGGGAATAAGAGGAAGTGGTCTCCTAGGAGGTGCAGGAGCAGTACTGTGGCCTTCAGTGGGCACCACCAAGGCAGGATGAGGGCCTGGCCATCTGAACTCGACTGAGACTGCCCTGTCCCTTGCAGGCTACTACGTGGGCATGTGCTTTGCAGCCTCAGAGAAGCGGCTCTACTCCCCAGGCCAGGCCCCAGAGACCTGGCGGCTCTTCCTCCTGCTGGCAGTGACCCTGCCTACCATTGCCTGCACCCTGATCTACTACTGGTCCTGGGACCAGTGGGCCCGCCACCCGCTGGCCCGCACCCTCGCCCTCTATGCCCTCCCACAGTCAGATTGGCGGGCTGTTGCTTCTTCTGTCAACACTGAGTTCCGGCGGATTGACAAGTTTGCCACAGGGGCACCAGGTGCCCGTGTGATCGTGACAGACACGTGGGTGATGAAGGTGACCACGTACCGTGTGCATGTGGCTCAGCAGCAGGACGTGCACCTGACTGTGACTGAGTCGCAGCAGCACGAGCTCTCTCCAGATTCCAACCTGCCCGTGCAGCTCCTCACCATCCGTGTTGCCAGTGGCAGCCCCGCTGTGCAGGCCTTTGACATCCGGTAGGTGTGCCTGCGGCAGGGGGCAGTGGGGCTTCACAGTGGCCTTGTGCCCAGATTGCACTGGGTTCTGGTCTTTGTGTCCCTCTGGGACATGATGGGTGGGAGTGGCCCCTTCAGTACGACCCTCACTTAGCGGCCCCACCACCTACTCTGGGCCCCTCCCTGGGCCCCTGTTCCCCTGGTGCCCTCATAGGTACCTCCCACTTGCCACAGGTACCCCGCTTCCCCTTTGTTCATGCTGTCCTCTGAGCTTCCTTCTGCCACTTCTCAGGGGAGCACAGTGGGTGTATGGGGGCCAGGTGGGTCATATGTTTGGTGGCTGCCTGACCTCTGAAGCTTATGCTGGAGTTGATGTTCTCCTATAATACTATTCAAGCCTTGGCTGGCCTGCTGGGCCCTTCCTAGGACATGCCTCAGTCCTGAACCTGACAAGGGTAAGGTTTTCTGTCCCAGCAGTCCTACTTTCCCTGCGTCTTGGGGTGAGCAGGTGGTGCTGGATCTGTGGGCTTTGGCCTTAGGACCATTTTGGCGGCTGGTTTGTATCAGGCAGCTGGGCTGTGCCAAAGCCTCcatgttttatttggttgtgaGCACCATGGTCACCCTCAGGGTGCAGTCTTGGCCTCCCCGGAGCCTGTCCCTGGGTCTTCATCAGGCCTCTGAGGAGCAGGGTCCTGCCCTACAGAGGGGCCTTAGACCAGTGGCCTTAgcccagcaacccccacctgtGCAGGCTGAACTCCACGGAGTATGGCGAGCTGTGTGAGAAGATTCGGGCACCCATCCGCAGTGCGGCCAACGTGGTCATCCGCCAAAGCCTGGGCGACCTATTCCTGGAGACGTTTGCCTCCTTGGTGGAGGTCAACCCAGCCTACTCCGTTCCTAGCAGCCAGGTGGGGGGCTGGGTAGGTGGGTGGGATTGTGGGTGGGTTTCCACTGCAGGGCCTCCTTGGGCCAGAAccccagggtgggggcaggggcccCTCAAGGTTGTCTGAGTGGGCTCCTATGACCCCCTTGGGCTGCCCACAGGAACTGGAGGCGTGCATTGGCTGCATGCAGACACGCGCCAGTGTGAAGCTGGTGAAGACTTGCCAGGAAGCTGCCGAGGGCGAGTGCCAGCAGTGTTACTGCCGTCCCATGTGGTGTCTCACCTGCATGGGCAAGTGGTTTGCTAGCCGCCAGGATCCACAGCGCCCTGACACCTGGCTGGCCAGCCGTGTGCCCTGCCCCACCTGCCGTGCACGCTTTTGCATCCTGGATGTATGCGCCGTGCGCTGAGTAGTCCGGGCCAGGGTGAGGCAGCGGCTATGGGGTCCTGCCAGCGCTTCCAGTGCCCCCATTGCTGCCTCGGGGAGCAGCCAGGCCTCCAGCCCAGAGCTCCTTACCCAGCTGCAGAAGGGCAAGGGCTTTTGTTCAGAAAGGAAGTTCTCTGCTTAAGTTCGAGCAGTGGCAGTGGGATGGGTGTTGAGGGCCCTGTCTCCTTCATTTCCCACTCATCTGGATATGAGTGGGTATAGGTCACAGAGCATGGCTTGGGTTCATCTCCGGAGTGTTCTGGGCCCCCTCAGCTGTTTTTGGGAGGCCCTGGGGGCTGCTCCAGATAGCCCTAACCTGGGCCACTTGCCTTAATTTTATGGAGCACATCTGCTCCTTGGCAGATTTGTCCAAGGCCAGCTGTGGTCATTTCTTCCCCTGTTCCCAAGCTAGCTGCTggctctggtgcctgctctgAGGACCTGGGGCAGAACCTGAAAGTGGAGGGGAGACCTAGGGTACCACTCCAGGGCAAGAGCACTACCTGGGGCTTCCTCGGGGCAGCTTCCGGATGAGATGGCCCCTACTTGCTCCCTGCTCACACAGACCCTGGCCTTCCCATCAGAGGTTGGGCAAGGGACCGGCTGCTTGCAGTCACCTATCCCTTAGCTGTGTGCTCCTGTGGCCGCTCACCCCCCTGGAGGGTCATTGCCTATGTGCCTTTTGCTGCCCCCAAGAGTCCAGGGAAAAGCCAATGTTCAGATTCCTGGCCCCCGGGAGGCACTCAGCTGCAGACCAAGTGCTGCAGTGACATACTACATCCACACAGGCTTGTCAGGACATAGCACAGGACTGGCCACAACTCCACAGGGCTCCCCTGGTTCAGAAGGGGTCATGCCCAGTGGTCAAGGCATTGATGGGTGTgcaggtggggagtggggagggcagggccaAGGCCCAGCTCTGACAGGCATGGCTGCTGGAGCCCTCATACTTGTGACCCTAAGGCCCCTTAAAACTGGCCAGTTTAAGCAGAGGTGATGGACCCAGCTGGTCCAGCTCACCCAAGGCCACGCTGAACCCCAAGGATTTGGGAGCAGAAAATTTGTGGGCCTTTGGAGTACTGAGCAGATGAAGGTATTGGGGGGGGCAGCCAAAGCCACTCCTAGCCTCTGGCTTGAGTTTCAGATGCTGCCTAAGGAGAGCCGGTTTGGGGTTTTTATGACaaaagatagttttttaaaaataagtctatTGTAACCAAATGACacagtatttaaataaattattagccTGAAGTTAAATATACTTTAAGTGGAATCTTTTGTGTTTTCCTGATATTCAAGTTTTGGTAACAGTTGGGGAGAAGCAATCTAAAAACAGCGGCATTGTACCCATTTCAACTCGGGTGTTTTGTTCAgaatgaggaagaaaaaggaggcaCAAGCACCTTCCCTCTGATTTCCTAGCTGGGGGGCGGAGGTCTGAGAAGACCATTTCCAGTGTTCTGATTGAAGCGGTGATGGCCAGAGCCCGCGGGGGTCTGAGGTTGGCATACAGGACCTGGAGTCTGGCCCATATGGGACACTGGTGGGCCTTCTGGTCCAGGCCTCCAACCCCGTTCTTTCTCGTGCGCTGGGCCGGGCCTGGGCTGCGCACGCGCTCAGGTGGGGCGAGCCTCCTAACTTGCTGCTGGACCCAAAGCGAGTTTAGGGAAGTGGTACATAACAGCCATTAGGAAGCACGCGGTGGACTCGAGTTTCTGCGTCCTGAGCGGTTTTCTTTCCACCTGGGGCTTCTcgtcccggccagggctctgtcgGGTTGCTGTGGGCAGGGGTCAGCGCAGGACGGCTCTCGGCCCCACGGGTTTCCGCAGACTTGCGAGGGACGCAAACACGCTTGCCGCACCGCCCCTTCCGGGTTCCCGTTCCCGCCAGCGCGGGGAACGCCGCCGCCGGCGGGCTGACCAATCGGAGACGGCCCCCGCCCAGCTCGGGGCCAATGGGAGCGCCGAGCCGCGCGCGGCCGAAATCTCCCGCCAGCGCCCCTACGGCGCCCGCGAAGGCGCGTCCAATTAGCAGCCGAGGGCCCCAGGCGCTTCCACTCCGGGGGGTGAGCTCTTCTGGGGCGCAGGCTCGGTCAGCACCACGGCGTCCGCCCGCCGGCGGCCGGCAGCGTCTCCCGCGGTCCTAGGCCGCCTGCGCAGCGCGCGTCCGAGCCGGCTCCCCCGCGCGGGCCCGATGGTCTCGCCCGGCCGggcgcggggcggggccgggccgggcACATAAAGGCGGTTGGGGGCGGGGCGCGCAGTCTGTCCGCGCTGCGGGGGAGGACGCGCTGGCAGCCGCTGTCCCGCCATGGCCTGCAGCCCGCGAAGCCCGCCCCGGTTCCGGAGCCGCCGCGACCGCGACGCCAGGTGAGGCCGGGCCGCAGGCGGGCGGGCCGGCGGAGGGGGTCCCGCCCGCCTTGCTCGCCCTGACGCGGCCTCTCGCCCGCAGCCCGCCGCCCCCCGCGAGATGGAACCTCGGGCGCAAGCGCAGAGCCGACGGCCAGCGCCGGACGGCGGAGGACGCCGAAGGCCCCGCGAACCCGACAGGCGACCGCAGACCCGACAGGTGGGCCCCGCGCGCGCTCGGCCCGGGAGGCTTCGCGGGGGACGTCCCCGCAGTCGGCCCCCCAGTGCGCTCCGGCGCGGCGCAGAGGCTACCCCGCAGCTTAGGGGTGTCGGAGCCCCCGCGGCGGCCGCCCGGGCGCGCGTCCTGACGGCCTGAGTCCCGGTCTCGCCCACCGTCCCCAGGTTCCTTCTCCTCCGGGCCCTCTGCGGCGTCGGCGTGGGTTCCAGCCCGGCGGCTCGCTGGCGGGAGCCCGGCACCCCCGGGGTCCGCGTCTGTCGTGCCTGCGCCCGATGCGGTGGTGCTCAGGAGGGACAGAGCCCCGCCGGGCCGGGCGGGGTGAAGGCGGCTAGCTGCTCGGAGCCGGCCCCGGGGCGGGGAGGCCTGTGTGCGGGGACGGGGTGAACTTGGGGCGGCTCCCGGGCGGTCCGGGTGCCGGGACGCTGGGAGGAAAGGGCTCGGGGCGGACCTGAGGCCGGGCGCGCAAGGCCGCGGAGGGGCTGCGGGGTGCAGAGAGACGCCCAGGGTGACCCGGGGCGTCGAGGCTGAAGGCCTCAGTCCTGTCCCGAGATAGAGAGGGAGGATGGGGGCGCATCTGGCCGCGGTGGGGGAGGCAGCGTCAGTCTCGGCCTCCAGGTGGGCGGGAAGGTGTTGGGAAGCTCGCGGGTTGGGGTTGGGGGGCCACGCCTTAGGCACCCAGGTGAGGCAGGGGCGCGGGCAGGCGGTTTTCAGGGCTGGGAAGAGGTGTGAGCAGGAGGGGCTCTGGAGCTTGGGACTGGGAAAGACAGGGTGACCGGAAGTGGCTGTTGAGAGGAAGCTCTGAAGCTCAGACCTTCCATGGGCTCCCACTTAGATGGAGGCAAAAGGGTTGTGTCTCCCCTGTCTGGCTCACGGGCTTCTTCCCCAACGTGGGAGGCACGCTCCTGTCCTAGGCCCTGTCGCCAGCCGTCTGCTCTGCATACCGCTCTTCTCCTGCCATCCCCGGTGGGACTGCATGCGGGCTCCTGGGGAGTGGACCGACTCCACGTCCTCACGGGTACAGAAGTGGTTCCTCCGGAGGGCAGTTAGCTCAGTGTAGAGCGCAGGCTTTACTGTCCAATCAGGCTCTTGCCCCAAAAGTCCTTTGTCCCAGGATAGGACAGGTGGATGAATGAGACCTGCCTAGCGTTCCAGGGAAGAAAGGAATTCTTTGTTGTACTACCAAGTAGGAGGTGCACGGGGGCGTTGGTGAGCACCGTGGAAAGGTTCACGAGTCTGGCCGGGAGACCCAGACCTGAATTGAAGCGCATGAAAGGCTAGTGGGGGTGTTGGTGTCCATTCGTGG
The sequence above is drawn from the Saccopteryx bilineata isolate mSacBil1 chromosome 5, mSacBil1_pri_phased_curated, whole genome shotgun sequence genome and encodes:
- the TMEM129 gene encoding E3 ubiquitin-protein ligase TM129, which translates into the protein MDSPEVTFTLAYLVFAVCFVFTPTEFHSAGLTVQNLLSGWLGSEDAAFVPYHLRRTAATLLCHSLLPLGYYVGMCFAASEKRLYSPGQAPETWRLFLLLAVTLPTIACTLIYYWSWDQWARHPLARTLALYALPQSDWRAVASSVNTEFRRIDKFATGAPGARVIVTDTWVMKVTTYRVHVAQQQDVHLTVTESQQHELSPDSNLPVQLLTIRVASGSPAVQAFDIRLNSTEYGELCEKIRAPIRSAANVVIRQSLGDLFLETFASLVEVNPAYSVPSSQELEACIGCMQTRASVKLVKTCQEAAEGECQQCYCRPMWCLTCMGKWFASRQDPQRPDTWLASRVPCPTCRARFCILDVCAVR